A window of the Thermodesulfobacteriota bacterium genome harbors these coding sequences:
- a CDS encoding TIGR00366 family protein, which translates to MNAQRKEESRRTFEFLKDWGDALTRWTERWIPDALVIVIVLSLVAYLFALIWGFKPEVGLSSRAYQSVQAWGKGFWELLAFGMQMCLIMMTGYILACSPPVRKLMEGISGWANPEKPYQAIIVMSLFSMLMAWFNWGLSLIGSAMLALFIVRRNPKVDYRLLVAAAYLGLGCTWHSGLSGSAPLLVATPDNFLIKGKFLEATIPVSSTIFHPFNLILTLVIVVVVTLLMALMHPKPEKTFVVKSDLMNQLKLYEAPPKPARFDSPSEWMNWWPGFNLVVFAGGLVWLIWHFSEKGFMRGLTLDVVNFSMLMLGILFHWRPWSFLKATEDAGRAVWGIVIQFPFYAGILGLFKYTLLSDVFTKAFVAISSAQTFPLIVYWYGGLLNYLIPSGGGEWAVVAPYIIPAAKQLGVGMGATVVTFAWADMMTDMIQPFWAIAMLAVAKLNFRDIMGWLLMVFFVYFVITSLAFLLVLPSLPTW; encoded by the coding sequence ATGAACGCACAGAGAAAGGAAGAAAGTAGAAGGACCTTCGAGTTTTTGAAGGACTGGGGCGATGCGCTCACACGCTGGACGGAGCGTTGGATCCCCGATGCCCTGGTCATCGTCATCGTCTTGAGCCTCGTGGCCTATCTCTTTGCCCTCATCTGGGGATTTAAACCGGAGGTCGGCCTTAGCAGCCGCGCCTACCAGTCGGTTCAGGCCTGGGGCAAGGGGTTCTGGGAGCTCCTCGCCTTCGGCATGCAGATGTGCCTCATCATGATGACGGGCTACATCCTGGCCTGTTCCCCACCGGTCCGAAAATTGATGGAGGGGATCTCGGGCTGGGCCAATCCAGAAAAACCTTACCAGGCCATTATCGTGATGTCCCTCTTCTCCATGCTCATGGCCTGGTTCAACTGGGGCCTCAGCCTGATCGGAAGCGCCATGCTCGCCCTCTTCATCGTTAGGCGAAATCCGAAGGTGGACTACCGCCTCCTGGTGGCGGCCGCCTACCTCGGCCTCGGATGCACCTGGCACTCGGGCCTTTCGGGGTCTGCGCCGCTGCTGGTGGCTACGCCGGACAACTTTCTCATCAAAGGGAAGTTTCTCGAGGCAACCATCCCAGTCTCCAGCACGATCTTTCATCCCTTCAACCTCATCCTGACCCTGGTGATCGTCGTCGTGGTCACCCTCCTGATGGCCCTGATGCATCCGAAGCCCGAGAAGACCTTCGTCGTGAAATCGGACCTGATGAACCAGCTGAAACTCTACGAGGCTCCTCCGAAGCCCGCAAGATTCGACTCTCCCTCGGAGTGGATGAACTGGTGGCCAGGGTTCAACCTCGTCGTCTTTGCCGGAGGACTCGTCTGGCTGATTTGGCATTTCTCAGAGAAGGGCTTCATGCGGGGGCTGACGCTCGATGTGGTCAACTTTTCGATGCTCATGCTCGGCATCCTCTTCCACTGGCGACCCTGGTCCTTCCTCAAGGCGACCGAGGATGCGGGAAGGGCGGTCTGGGGGATCGTCATCCAGTTTCCTTTCTATGCGGGGATCCTCGGCCTCTTTAAATATACCCTACTTTCCGACGTCTTCACCAAGGCCTTCGTGGCCATCTCCTCGGCTCAGACCTTTCCACTGATCGTCTACTGGTATGGCGGGTTGCTCAACTATCTCATCCCATCGGGAGGAGGGGAATGGGCGGTCGTGGCCCCCTACATCATCCCAGCGGCCAAACAGTTAGGGGTCGGGATGGGGGCGACGGTCGTCACCTTTGCCTGGGCCGACATGATGACCGACATGATCCAGCCCTTCTGGGCCATCGCCATGCTGGCCGTGGCCAAACTCAACTTCCGGGACATCATGGGCTGGTTGCTCATGGTCTTCTTCGTCTACTTCGTGATCACCTCGCTTGCCTTTCTCCTCGTCCTTCCGAGCCTTCCCACCTGGTGA
- the thpR gene encoding RNA 2',3'-cyclic phosphodiesterase, which produces MIRSFLAIELPEALRERIEEVQKELRSTPADVRWVRPEQIHLTLKFFGNIEASRIESILQAIEEPLKTTPPASIEVQGMGAFPNLNHPRVVWVGIKEEGKILISLQKRLEERLRKVGFKPEDRDFHPHLTLGRVRSNRGREELIRGMERHRDEIFGAFRMEKAVLFKSDLTPQGPIYTALKEMRIGS; this is translated from the coding sequence TTGATCCGTTCCTTTCTGGCCATCGAACTTCCAGAGGCCCTTCGAGAGAGGATCGAAGAAGTTCAGAAGGAATTAAGGTCCACCCCGGCCGATGTGCGATGGGTTAGGCCTGAGCAGATCCATCTCACCCTGAAATTTTTTGGCAACATCGAGGCCTCTCGGATCGAATCGATCCTTCAGGCGATCGAAGAACCCCTGAAGACCACCCCTCCCGCTTCGATCGAGGTCCAGGGCATGGGCGCCTTCCCGAACCTGAATCATCCAAGGGTGGTCTGGGTGGGGATAAAGGAGGAGGGGAAGATCCTCATCTCGTTGCAGAAACGACTGGAAGAGCGGTTGCGAAAGGTCGGGTTCAAACCTGAAGACCGAGACTTCCATCCCCATCTCACCCTGGGGAGGGTGAGGTCGAACCGGGGGAGGGAGGAGCTGATCAGAGGGATGGAGCGACATCGGGATGAGATCTTCGGGGCTTTCCGAATGGAAAAGGCTGTCCTTTTCAAGAGCGATCTCACCCCTCAAGGACCCATTTATACGGCCTTGAAGGAAATGAGGATCGGGAGCTGA
- the recA gene encoding recombinase RecA has translation MREDPSRRKAVELAVSQIEKQFGKGAIMKLGAETLPGEIPTISTGSLSLDIALGVGGLPRGRIIEIFGPEASGKTTLALHVVAEAQKRGGIAVFIDAEHALDIQYAKKLGVKIDELLLSQPDTGEQALEIAEHLVRSGGVDVIVIDSVAALVPKAEIEGEMGDAHMGLQARLMSQALRKLTATISKSNTIVIFVNQIRMKIGVMFGNPETTTGGNALKFYASVRLDVRRIASIKQGQDVIGSRTKVRVVKNKVAPPFREVEFDIIHGEGISREGDVLDLAVEKNIVEKSGTWYTFGGQRIGQGRENAKQFLKENPKILEQVEKEILEKVTLARTPMAR, from the coding sequence ATGAGAGAGGATCCGAGCAGAAGGAAGGCGGTCGAATTGGCGGTTTCCCAGATCGAAAAACAGTTCGGAAAAGGCGCCATCATGAAGTTAGGCGCCGAGACCCTGCCCGGCGAGATCCCCACCATCTCCACAGGTTCCCTCTCCCTCGACATCGCCCTCGGAGTGGGAGGGCTGCCCAGGGGTCGGATCATCGAGATCTTCGGCCCCGAGGCCTCCGGAAAGACGACCCTGGCCCTCCACGTGGTCGCCGAAGCCCAGAAACGAGGCGGGATCGCCGTCTTCATCGATGCCGAACACGCCCTCGATATCCAGTATGCCAAGAAATTAGGGGTGAAGATTGACGAGCTCCTCCTCTCCCAACCCGATACCGGAGAGCAGGCCCTCGAGATCGCGGAACATCTGGTCCGAAGCGGGGGGGTCGATGTGATCGTCATCGACTCGGTGGCCGCCCTGGTTCCCAAGGCAGAGATCGAAGGCGAGATGGGCGATGCCCACATGGGGCTGCAGGCGAGGCTGATGTCCCAGGCCCTGAGGAAATTGACGGCCACGATCAGCAAATCGAATACGATCGTCATCTTCGTCAATCAGATCCGGATGAAGATCGGGGTCATGTTTGGAAACCCCGAGACGACCACGGGTGGCAACGCCCTCAAGTTCTATGCCTCGGTCCGCCTCGATGTGCGGCGGATCGCCTCCATCAAGCAGGGACAGGACGTGATCGGCAGCCGGACGAAGGTCCGGGTGGTGAAGAATAAAGTGGCCCCGCCCTTCCGGGAGGTGGAGTTCGATATCATCCATGGAGAGGGGATTTCGAGGGAAGGCGACGTCCTCGATTTGGCCGTCGAGAAGAATATCGTGGAGAAGAGCGGCACCTGGTATACCTTCGGCGGACAGCGGATCGGTCAGGGAAGGGAGAACGCCAAACAGTTCTTGAAGGAGAATCCGAAGATCCTCGAACAGGTGGAGAAGGAGATCCTCGAGAAGGTGACTTTGGCGAGGACTCCGATGGCGAGGTGA
- a CDS encoding type IV pilus twitching motility protein PilT, whose amino-acid sequence MDINQILVEALEREASDVHIKEGAPPIFRINGVLRPFTKVKPFDHNDLSRMAFGLMNDWQKERFIKNREVDMGYEVYGLGRFRVNVYQQRGKLSIALRIVPYQIKTLEELHLPPVIADIALEQRGLILVTGTTGSGKSTTLASMIDIINRNRNCHIITIEDPIEFIHEDKKSIVDQREVGSDTSTFSSALRVALRQDPDVILVGEMRDFETIETALTAAETGHLVMSTLHTLNATETITRIISVFPPYHQKQVRLQLAAVLKGVISQRLVPRADGMGRVPAVEILVSTARVRECIIERDKTNELNDAIAKGQTTYGMQTFDQSLMYLLKQNLITYEEALKHCTNPDDFALRVKGILATSDTSWDDFEALEREKEAERKAKAAQPPVEPNVEPRMGAKMGPKMGGMGLKR is encoded by the coding sequence ATGGATATCAACCAGATCTTAGTCGAAGCCCTGGAACGGGAAGCATCCGATGTCCATATCAAAGAGGGAGCGCCCCCGATCTTCAGGATCAACGGCGTCCTCCGGCCCTTCACCAAGGTGAAGCCCTTCGATCACAACGACCTTTCGAGGATGGCCTTTGGTTTGATGAACGACTGGCAAAAGGAGCGTTTCATCAAAAATCGGGAAGTGGACATGGGCTACGAGGTCTATGGGCTGGGTCGATTCCGGGTCAATGTCTATCAGCAGAGGGGAAAATTGTCGATCGCCCTCCGGATCGTTCCCTATCAGATCAAGACCCTCGAAGAGCTCCACCTCCCGCCCGTCATCGCCGATATCGCCCTGGAACAGAGAGGCCTCATCCTGGTCACGGGCACGACCGGAAGCGGGAAATCGACGACCCTGGCCTCGATGATCGACATCATCAACCGGAACCGGAACTGCCACATCATCACCATCGAGGACCCCATCGAATTCATCCACGAAGACAAGAAATCGATCGTCGACCAGAGGGAGGTCGGTTCGGATACGAGCACCTTCTCCAGCGCCCTCCGGGTCGCCCTCCGTCAGGATCCGGATGTGATCCTCGTCGGGGAGATGCGGGACTTCGAAACGATCGAGACGGCCTTGACCGCTGCCGAGACCGGACACCTCGTCATGTCCACCCTTCATACCCTGAACGCGACCGAGACGATCACCCGGATCATCTCCGTCTTTCCTCCCTACCATCAGAAACAGGTGAGGCTCCAGCTGGCCGCTGTGCTCAAAGGGGTCATCTCCCAAAGGCTGGTGCCCAGGGCCGACGGGATGGGACGGGTGCCCGCCGTCGAAATCCTGGTCTCCACGGCTAGGGTGAGGGAGTGCATCATCGAAAGGGACAAGACGAACGAACTGAACGATGCCATCGCCAAAGGTCAGACCACCTACGGGATGCAGACCTTCGACCAGTCCCTGATGTATCTGTTGAAGCAGAACCTCATCACCTATGAGGAGGCCCTCAAACACTGCACCAACCCCGACGACTTCGCCCTGAGGGTGAAGGGCATCCTCGCCACCAGCGACACCTCCTGGGACGATTTCGAGGCCTTGGAGAGGGAGAAGGAGGCGGAGAGAAAAGCCAAAGCCGCCCAACCCCCTGTCGAACCCAATGTAGAACCGCGGATGGGGGCCAAAATGGGACCGAAGATGGGAGGGATGGGGTTAAAGCGATGA
- the alaS gene encoding alanine--tRNA ligase has product MTSDQIRKAFLAYFEQKGHRVLPSSSLVPKNDPSLLFTNAGMVQFKGVFLGEETRDYLRAATSQKCVRAGGKHNDLENVGKTARHHTFFEMLGNFSFGDYFKEGAIEMAWDLLIHQWGLPAEKMWITIYLDDDEAFELWRKIGIPADRIVRLGEKDNFWAMGETGPCGPCSEIVIDQGEAMGCGRPGCAVGCDCDRFLELWNLVFMQFNRDGQGRLTPLAKPCIDTGMGLERISAILQGVRSNFETDLFVPIIREIESIAQRSYGGEPKADISIRVIADHSRAATFLINDGVLPSNEGRGYVLRRIMRRAMRHGKMLGIDRPFLFQTSLKVIDRMKEAYPELRETETIISEVIRNEEERFSETLEAGLKILREELERMKEEDLHLLPGEVAFRLYDTFGFPLDLTHEILQEEGLGLDEEGFRRQMEEQRRRSKTTWQGIGEGKTKEIYRRLVQEGLKTLFTGYEETQSTSRILHLVRGEEAVREAREGEEIEIIAERTPFYGETGGQVGDRGVIFQESFSLEVVDTVRPLEDLIVHRGRVKRGVVRPAEEAIFKIDVDRRRAIALNHTATHLLQAVLREVLGGHVHQAGSLVAPDRLRFDFTHFAPIGPRDLERIERMVNEKIRQNIEVVTKIMDLEEALQIGAMALFGEKYGEKVRVVRVSDFSIELCGGTHTSRTGDIGIFKIVHESGVAAGVRRIEALTGEGAYQYLLEKERQLEEIAEVLKSPLGEVGSKLERLIQRQRELERELESLQAKWANQEISNLIALAREVKGIKVLSVRLDGKDPKRLREYVDQLKGKIGSGLILLGSANEGKASLLMGITDDLTSRFKANDLIKKVAHHVGGTGGGRPDFAQAGGSEPQKLDQALRSIDDLL; this is encoded by the coding sequence ATGACCTCGGATCAGATTCGAAAGGCCTTTCTCGCCTATTTCGAACAAAAGGGACACCGGGTCCTCCCGAGCTCCTCCCTCGTTCCGAAGAACGATCCCTCCTTGCTGTTCACCAACGCCGGGATGGTTCAATTCAAAGGGGTCTTCTTGGGCGAGGAGACCCGCGACTACCTTCGGGCGGCCACCTCTCAGAAGTGTGTCCGCGCCGGGGGCAAGCATAACGACCTCGAAAACGTGGGGAAGACCGCCCGCCACCACACCTTCTTCGAGATGCTCGGGAATTTCTCCTTCGGTGATTATTTTAAAGAGGGCGCCATCGAAATGGCCTGGGACCTCCTCATCCATCAATGGGGGCTGCCCGCGGAGAAGATGTGGATCACCATCTACCTCGATGACGACGAGGCCTTCGAATTGTGGCGGAAGATCGGGATCCCCGCGGACCGAATCGTACGGCTCGGAGAGAAGGATAACTTCTGGGCCATGGGAGAGACCGGCCCCTGCGGCCCCTGTTCGGAGATCGTGATCGACCAGGGAGAGGCCATGGGCTGTGGTCGCCCGGGCTGCGCGGTGGGTTGCGACTGCGACCGTTTCCTCGAGCTCTGGAATCTCGTCTTCATGCAGTTCAACCGAGACGGACAGGGCCGGCTGACGCCTCTGGCCAAACCGTGCATCGATACGGGCATGGGCCTGGAACGGATCTCGGCCATCCTCCAGGGGGTGAGGAGCAACTTCGAGACCGACCTTTTCGTCCCGATCATCCGGGAGATCGAGTCGATCGCCCAACGCTCTTACGGAGGCGAACCCAAGGCCGACATCTCCATCCGGGTGATCGCGGATCACAGCCGGGCCGCCACCTTCCTGATCAACGACGGCGTCTTGCCCTCCAATGAAGGCAGGGGCTATGTCCTCCGCCGGATCATGAGGCGGGCGATGAGGCATGGAAAGATGCTCGGGATCGACCGTCCCTTCCTCTTTCAGACCTCCCTCAAGGTGATCGATCGGATGAAAGAGGCTTATCCCGAATTGAGGGAGACGGAGACCATCATCTCCGAGGTCATCCGCAACGAAGAGGAGCGCTTTTCAGAGACCCTCGAGGCCGGTCTGAAAATCTTGAGAGAGGAACTGGAGCGGATGAAAGAGGAGGACCTCCACCTCCTTCCGGGGGAGGTGGCCTTCCGACTCTATGATACCTTCGGTTTCCCTCTCGATCTGACCCATGAGATCCTTCAGGAGGAGGGGTTGGGCCTGGACGAAGAGGGGTTCAGGCGGCAGATGGAGGAGCAGCGGAGAAGGAGCAAAACGACCTGGCAGGGGATCGGAGAGGGGAAAACCAAGGAGATCTACCGTCGCCTCGTCCAGGAGGGTCTAAAAACCCTCTTCACCGGATATGAGGAGACCCAGTCCACCTCGAGGATTCTCCACCTGGTGCGAGGAGAGGAGGCGGTCCGGGAAGCCCGGGAGGGAGAGGAGATCGAGATCATCGCCGAGAGGACGCCCTTTTACGGAGAGACCGGAGGACAGGTGGGAGACCGGGGCGTCATCTTTCAGGAGTCCTTCTCGCTCGAGGTCGTCGATACGGTCAGGCCCCTGGAAGACCTGATCGTCCATCGAGGTCGGGTCAAGAGGGGGGTCGTCAGACCCGCAGAAGAGGCTATCTTCAAAATCGACGTGGATCGCCGGAGGGCCATCGCCCTCAATCACACCGCTACCCACCTGCTTCAGGCGGTGTTGCGCGAGGTCCTCGGAGGCCACGTCCACCAGGCCGGCTCCCTCGTGGCGCCCGACCGATTGAGGTTCGACTTTACCCATTTCGCCCCCATCGGTCCAAGGGATCTGGAGCGGATTGAGAGGATGGTCAACGAGAAGATCCGGCAAAATATCGAGGTGGTGACGAAGATCATGGACCTCGAGGAAGCGCTTCAGATCGGCGCCATGGCCCTCTTCGGGGAGAAATACGGGGAGAAGGTGAGGGTGGTCAGGGTCTCCGATTTCAGCATCGAGCTCTGCGGAGGAACCCACACCTCCCGGACCGGGGATATCGGGATCTTCAAAATCGTCCACGAAAGCGGCGTGGCCGCAGGCGTCCGAAGGATCGAGGCCCTGACGGGCGAGGGCGCCTATCAATATCTTCTCGAGAAAGAACGCCAATTGGAGGAGATCGCCGAGGTCCTCAAATCCCCCCTGGGCGAGGTGGGATCGAAACTGGAGAGGCTGATTCAGAGACAGCGAGAGCTGGAGAGGGAGCTGGAGTCCCTTCAGGCGAAGTGGGCCAACCAGGAGATCTCGAACCTGATCGCCCTCGCCCGAGAGGTCAAGGGGATCAAGGTGCTTTCCGTCCGCCTCGACGGGAAAGACCCGAAACGTCTGAGGGAGTATGTGGATCAGCTGAAAGGGAAGATCGGCTCCGGCCTCATCCTCCTCGGAAGCGCCAACGAGGGCAAGGCCTCCCTCTTGATGGGCATCACCGATGACCTCACCTCTCGGTTCAAGGCCAACGATTTGATCAAGAAGGTCGCCCACCATGTGGGAGGGACGGGCGGAGGACGCCCCGATTTCGCTCAGGCCGGGGGCAGCGAACCTCAAAAACTGGATCAAGCCCTGCGATCGATCGACGATCTCCTCTGA
- the gltX gene encoding glutamate--tRNA ligase, with amino-acid sequence MTTIRTRFAPSPTGDLHIGGARTALFNWLFARHHRGSFILRIEDTDIARSTQSSVQVILDALTWLGLDWDEGPYFQTERISLYRQMAEQLVAKGGAYRCYCLPEELEAKREAALKTGLKPKYDRTCLHRKGPGPDRPFAIRFLSPDEGKTVVEDLIQGRVEFDNSELDDLIILRSDGSPTYNFSVVVDDATMGITHVIRGTDHLNNTPRQIQIYKALGYPLPKFGHVPMILGPDKKKLSKRHGAQSVLEYRKMGYLPQAVVNYLVRLGWSHGDQEEFTLKELIEKFSLEAVGRSAAAINPGKLDWLNSQYLKRIDPDDLVEKALPFIEERGYRIPDRDYLKKALLSLRERSKTLREMAEQSEFYLCDAVRYDEAASQKFLTRDSLTLFQEAIDALSRETRLTKESAHFLIQGLSEKRAEPLVKIAQPLRVALTGKTASPPLDEVMEILGKEKVIHRLRRAREWIEG; translated from the coding sequence ATGACCACGATCCGAACGCGTTTTGCCCCCAGCCCCACAGGGGACCTCCACATCGGGGGGGCCCGAACGGCCCTCTTCAACTGGCTCTTCGCACGCCACCATCGAGGGAGCTTCATCCTTCGGATCGAGGACACCGACATAGCACGCTCAACCCAGTCCTCGGTCCAGGTCATCCTCGATGCCCTGACCTGGCTGGGCCTCGATTGGGACGAGGGCCCTTACTTTCAGACCGAGAGGATTTCCCTGTACCGGCAGATGGCCGAGCAGTTGGTGGCGAAGGGAGGGGCCTACCGGTGCTACTGCCTCCCCGAGGAGTTAGAGGCGAAACGGGAGGCGGCGCTGAAGACGGGGCTTAAGCCTAAATATGACCGGACCTGTCTCCACCGAAAGGGCCCCGGTCCGGATCGTCCTTTTGCCATTCGGTTCCTCTCCCCGGACGAGGGCAAGACCGTGGTGGAGGACCTCATCCAGGGCCGGGTCGAGTTCGACAACAGCGAACTGGACGACCTCATCATCCTCCGGAGTGACGGCTCCCCCACCTACAACTTCTCGGTGGTCGTAGACGATGCCACGATGGGGATCACCCACGTGATCCGTGGGACCGACCATCTCAACAATACGCCCAGGCAGATCCAGATCTACAAGGCCTTGGGATACCCCCTCCCCAAATTCGGTCACGTCCCGATGATCCTCGGTCCGGACAAGAAGAAACTCTCAAAACGACATGGGGCCCAGTCGGTTCTGGAGTACCGGAAGATGGGCTATCTCCCCCAGGCGGTGGTGAACTACCTTGTCCGTTTGGGGTGGTCCCATGGCGACCAGGAGGAATTCACCCTAAAGGAGTTGATCGAGAAGTTCTCCCTGGAAGCGGTCGGCCGGTCGGCCGCGGCCATCAATCCGGGGAAGCTCGACTGGCTCAACTCTCAATATCTCAAGAGGATAGACCCCGACGACCTGGTTGAAAAGGCCCTTCCCTTTATCGAAGAGAGGGGATACCGGATCCCCGATCGAGATTATCTCAAAAAGGCCCTCCTCTCGCTCCGGGAGAGATCGAAAACCCTCAGGGAGATGGCCGAACAATCGGAATTTTACCTTTGCGATGCGGTCCGTTATGACGAAGCCGCCTCCCAAAAATTCTTGACCAGAGATTCCTTGACCCTCTTTCAAGAGGCCATCGACGCCCTTTCTCGGGAGACGCGGCTTACCAAAGAGAGCGCCCACTTCCTGATCCAAGGCCTCTCCGAAAAGCGAGCCGAACCCCTGGTCAAGATCGCCCAGCCCCTTCGGGTGGCCCTGACCGGAAAGACCGCCAGCCCTCCCCTCGACGAGGTGATGGAGATCTTAGGGAAGGAGAAGGTGATTCACCGGCTCCGAAGGGCAAGGGAGTGGATCGAAGGATGA